TACTCTGTTCAATATGCTCGTCTATTATCGATTTAGCAAggagtatatatttaaaatatacatatttattgaTTAATTTTGTGTTTAGGTTGAAGCAGATGGCGGTAATTCTGTTGATCATGTTGATGTCATGAGGAAAGCATATactaacaagaagacatgcGAAATTCAGGATCCACTCATCACAGATGTCATAGAGTTGGTGCAAACCAAAAAAGTAGAACTCCTAGCTTCTCAACCGATGAACTCTGATGACGATTCTACGGCAGCTTCCAGCAACCTTTGTCGACTTCAAATCAACAAAATGGTGGAACAGGTAACTTTTTAATTTTcctttcattattattttaatttgattactaatatttaattttttttctatatagacggttccaaagaagaaaggacgtttggtcggtttggctcGTTGTGCGTCTTCGTGTCCTTCTTCTTCACTAACTCCATACATAGATTCCATGATCATTGAGCAGCTGCAGAACAAGGATGAGCGGATTGAAGCGTTGAAGACGCATAACGCTACAATTCTTGCGGAATTGGCGGATCAGAAGAAGACCAACAACAAAATTATTGACAAGATGAAGCGTTTGTTCCGAGatgaattttagtttttttttgtttaaaaacttgaaaatgttttttttatttatgtaaaacgtttttgtataatattatttttaatttctgtttttattgatttataaaaaaaaattctaaattacacatttattttaaaataaaataattaaattattcaaaatagtaaaataataaagattttgaCGAAACTTTTTCGTCGGATATTTTGGACGAAATAGCCCGTCGGAGTTTTCTATGGACTCCGACGGAACTGGGCTCCCGGAAATTCTGACGGATTCAGGTGTCGTGGGAATATCGAGTAACATCATCGTCGGAATTTTGTCGGACATATTTCCAACAAAGGTTTCTGTCGTAAATACATTCCGACCAATTACCAACGAAACAGTTCCGATGAAACATGTTGTCGGAATATTGTCCATCGGAAAATGTCGGAATTTCATCGAAATTTGTGACGAATTTTCGACGAACTTTTTTTTCCGACCAGGTATTTTCGACGACGGTTTTTGTCATAATTTCGTCGAAATATGGCaattctgacgaaattccgacgaatataGCCGTCGGATTtcgcgtgttttcttgtagtgagggCTGAAAAAGAGGGATTACACATGTTAAAATCCTCTTAGAAGGATTTAATAGAGAAAACAATGAAAAACATTAGGGATCAAAATACAATATTGGCAAACAGAAAACACAACACAATCCAAAAACTCAACTagcaaaagtaaaataaaatacacgTAGATGGGTTTTCTATATATGTGGTTACATGCATGGTTGCAAATTTAACAAACTTGCAtacaaaatgtaaaaagaaactTAGTCATGTACGGCCAAATGGTTGCATATCTGCTATTTCAAAGAACATAAGCTTttctaaaatgtaattttatattttgtttaaaatccaaaaattgaAGACGCACACCCGAACATAAGATATATTAGACCTGAAATTCTAAACTAGCGAACCAACCAAGTGCATGTACATATTCACTGTTAGATGAGAATCATACGTTCGCATCTAaggatatttttattttatttgtggtAGATATTAATATATTGATTAATCGGTGAGCAGATAAGGATGCTGCATTTTCAActatatattagtaatatttattttgtattttcattCGAAAAAGTAGGCTGGGCTTACTAATACAGACTTCTTTACTTTATATTCTCAATCTTTCTATTTGAAAATCATTTGGGATAAGTCATgcaccaaaagaaaaatcaaaggaGAGTATATGCTTTATGATGgataattttctttattaaaaaattgtcAACCATGTTAAGCGTAATCTCCAAATCCACAAAGTAAAATAGCCGTCACTGCTCCACGTTTGAATCTTTAAAACTTCCAAATGAATCTCGTGTTTAGTTAACGATATTGCTTATGTATGGTTACATTTTTTGTCCCATTCACAATTAAAAATGGTTGAAGTTCAAaaacaaacaattaaaaatgGTTTGTTCGTTCCTTAATGTGGATTAAAGGCTACAATTAAATACTAGAAAGTTAGAAACTAAAAGGGATTCCATAGCAATAAGACTTTGTTCATACGGTCTGTCAGCATTGGTGAATAACGATGTGTGTAGTTGTAAGTTATcatattacttttttttgtggTAGCTTGGCCAATTGTTTAGCaacaattatttgatatttcgtatcaatactattaaaagagaaaaaatcttaaaaaatctacctatgaaagttgtttggaccctttcatttaactcattatttttttggtcttaccttaaaCTTAGACTAACAttatgttaccatatatttctctaacaataatttattcaattcttttatttattcaaatatcactcctaaatcttaatcattactattactatatttactattttgacttttaatcataaaagcattaaaactaatgttttatattatcacttttatcatataatatatgatttaaagcatGAGAAATTACACCACATATATGTGTACAGTCTAGCTTCCTCTTTCCTTTATAATAAcgtaatcatatcatatataaactttccTACTAAAGTctcatattatatactaaactttcaaccgtctatagtttgatagatattttcatatttaaaaatgagttttctaaaaatatttcatcaatcatgtttttgtacaataacattaaaaatctacatcaaaaggttgttggacccgATATGGACGTAATGGATCCACACCTGTTCGAATATTTAGGAtcctaaaaaaatttgaaatatctaaaaaatctgaaaaatatctgaaacacgaaaaatacttgaaactccaaacaaatacccaaaaaaattcaaatgcctaaaaattcaaaatcttattcaaaatctgtCGCTGAActgaaaatacccaaaattttatccaaatacccaatttattttttttaatttgaaaatttacctgaaatcaaaaactataatcgtaaaccaaaaacctaaaaaaatatccataatgcTGGAAAAATATTCGAAATAttcaaatatacctaataaacacaacatatttatgatcgggtctagggtaggacccggactcaaacaaagaccTGCGGGTCCACTAAAAAATCCTAATAGGTTATCTTCTCTGGACCTTAACTAAACATATATTTCCGGGTCagttcggtttgttttttgatccggatataattctcatgGCTAAAAGAAATTTACGTAAatgtgtacatataaaatatcaaataaactaattcatagattatataactgttaaaaattatattttcgatataataagactttgtattataatataatccaaaaaactcgcgcttggaaagcgcggatcaaaatctagtatagtCTTAAAACAATACAATTCAAGTATAATAGTTACAAAATCCAGTAGAAATAGTAACTATTTCACAGCAGAAgccctaaatatttttaaacataacttTTGctgtggttaaaaaaaaaacataacttttgCTACTTACTTACTACACAACTGGCCACTGGCACGTACTGATCCAACTTCGTACCTTTTATTAGCGTCCAGGGAACAGTCGACCGTGTTCCATTTTCATTGGAGACGCGGGAAAGCAACATGGAGAACAATCGAGGAATTAAATGAAATTTGGACAAGGACATAGAAAGGTCACAGAATCCAGTTTTCTTGGATATACATATCTAGAATGACCCTACGACTAGTCACGTAACAAAAAAGCTACAAATAGTAATAAGTGGTCTGTCCGATAAGGCACAACACCAACGCATATTTAGCTGTCGTGTCCAAAAAGTAAATaaagaataatattattatgttattgACCAAAAATCTCCAATATCCATTTAATTTCTTATACATTATACAAATTTCTCATTCGATGAATCTTCCCTTTTTATTTCGGATAATCTTCTGTAATGTATACCGTCGAGATTGTTTtctatataacatatatttctataaatagGGGCAACCTAAGACGAATAACATCTCCACTTCCCTTATTTGATCTTATCCTTATCTTCTTTCTTGTTCTATTTCGCTTTTAACCTCTATCTCTCTGATAATCATTTCATCTTCTTGTTTAACTTCTTGAGATCTTTGTCTGATTCTAGAGCTGTTATTAATTAAccaaagataaatgtcaatGGACGGAGTTATGAAATGAGAAATCTAAACCAGTTCTCTAGATTCCTCGTTTATCATTCTGTATCcgttgtgattctccactggTTTTACGTCTTTTCttgaacaattttattttatttttcaattttttcccGCAAAGTGTTAGGACAAGAACATGGCAAACGCAGAGAAGACAAGTTCAGGTTCCGACATAGATGAGAAGAAAAGGAAACGCAAGTTGTCAAACCGCGAATCAGCTAGAAGGTCGCGTTTGAAGAAACAGAAGTTAATGGAAGACACCATCATCGAGATCTCGGCTCTCGAGAGACGAATCAAAGAGAACACCGAGAGATGCAAAGTGGCGAGACGGAGGCTTGACTCGCTCGAGTCTGAAAACGTTTCTTTGAGATCGGAGAAGACGTGGCTTTTGAACTATGTCAGCGATTTAGAGAACATGATTGCCACGACTTCCTTAACGCTGACGCATAGTGGCGGCGATGACGAGAACGTAAACGCGGAAATAGCGGTTGGAGATTGTAGGCGTAGACCATGGCAGGAGTATAGCTGTGGTTCTCTACAAACGCTTGCGTCCTTCAAAACATGAGCATTGTGTATTTTTAAGTTTGTATCTTATCATATTGAATTGTTTTCTCCTCAGACATTCAAAAAAGTTGATGGAAGTTTTTACTTGTTGATGCGTTGTAAGTTTGTAACACATAAACTCGTTCTCGCACATCTCCTGAGAACCTCTAAATGATACTAAACTAAGAGACAACCTCTTATTCAAATAACTGGAGTAAGTGTTTGTGGCGTCATCAGATTTCCTACCCACTTTAACGGTTGCAGATCATAATCCTTAATGTTTTGttcttttaacatttttgttcatttttggGGATTTAAATAACTTTTGTATCACTTTCATtttcattaataaataatttaacaaaaaaatggaTTTAAGTGTAATCAAAGGTGGTGTTTCAAATCAAGATACTTGTATTCTTGAAGTTGTGTGTTGAGTTCTACTGTTCTTCTCATACTCACCGCTCTGTTTAGATTATGGGTATAGCAAAAGATCTGAGAGTCCTTGGAGTGATTCTTGTTTctcattaaaagaaaaagaatgcgTTACATTTACTAATAATCCTAGCTAAAAAAGGTTGAATCAAACGTTGCTTCGTCTTGACTCTTGAAGAAGAACGAAACAGATCTTTACCACCAACAACTAGGTGGTAAAGTCAAGAGCGACATTTCAACTATCATCACAGCTTTAAAgacaaaactatatatttttgctataaataataaaaaaatttagccACTAATCTGTATTTCCTGTTACTAATCAAACATTACATTAGGTGTCAAGAATAGAGAAAATCGTTTTTTATAGGTAGAAGTTGTGATCTAACTAACCTTAAACCAATGTGGCGCGCCCACATGGTCGATGATCACTAAAGAAGAGAGCTTATTGTCTCTAACCACTCTTATCCTACCACAGATGTATCAATCAACTTTGCATCCTTCAGGAGGTTCGAATGAATATTTTCATTACTACTGTCACTTTGTGATAGTTTTGCTTAAATTT
This genomic interval from Brassica napus cultivar Da-Ae chromosome A6, Da-Ae, whole genome shotgun sequence contains the following:
- the LOC106348807 gene encoding basic leucine zipper 1, translated to MANAEKTSSGSDIDEKKRKRKLSNRESARRSRLKKQKLMEDTIIEISALERRIKENTERCKVARRRLDSLESENVSLRSEKTWLLNYVSDLENMIATTSLTLTHSGGDDENVNAEIAVGDCRRRPWQEYSCGSLQTLASFKT